The Ascidiaceihabitans donghaensis genome includes the window CAACAGCAGCCCGTCGTCCCCCACCAGTTCAATCACCCATGGCTGTAGGTTGTGCGGGTTGGGTGCCAGCAAACCAAAGGACACAGCATTCAGGCGCGGGTCATCATACCCCCCCGCCAAATCCCACGGCGCAAGTGCCGCATGCGGGGTACGCGTCCCCCAAAAGGTTGCGACAGCGGCGGTTGCGGCCAGAACGGCGCCGCCCCCGATCAGGGCGATGGCTTTGCGGCGGGATACAGGCATGAAAATCTCCATTTGGTGCGATATCGAACTACATAGTCAATCCGCGCCCTTGAAACAAGTACGATATCGCACTTTATTTCAATCTTGCCAGCAATGTCCTGAATTGGTAACAAAACCTGACCAATATGCGGAGTTCGCAACCATGCCTGTCATCACCAACATCGCCGACTTGAAACGCCTGCACGCGTCACGTGTGCCACGCATGTTTTATGATTACGCTGAATCAGGCAGCTGGACCGAACAGACCTTTCGCGAAAATACATCCGACTTCGACCAAATCCGCCTACGTCAGCGCGTCGCCGTGGATATGACGGGTCGGTCCACCGCCACACAAATGATAGGTCAGGACGTGGCCATGCCAGTCGCCTTGGCCCCCGTTGGCCTTACAGGCATGCAACACGCAGATGGCGAAATCAAAGCAGCCCGCGCCGCTGAGGCGTTTGGCGTGCCGTATACCCTGTCCACAATGTCCATAAACTCGATCGAGGATGTGGCCGAAGCTACAACAAAGCCTTTCTGGTTCCAACTTTACACCATGAAAGACACCGATTACGTCAGCCGTCTGATCCAGCGGGCCAAAGACGCAAAATGTTCGGCTTTGGTCATCACACTGGACCTGCAAATTCTGGGGCAACGTCACAAAGACCTGAAAAACGGCCTGTCTGCTCCGCCCAAGCTAACTGTGAAAACCTTGGCAAATCTGGCGACCAAATGGTCATGGGGCATTGAAATGCTACGTGCCCAGCGGCGCGAATTTGGCAATATCGTAGGCCACGTCGACGGCATCAGCGACGCCTCAAGCCTTGGCGCATGGACTGCCGAACAATTCGATCCAAGCCTGGATTGGGACAAGATCGCCAAGTTAAAAGAAGAATGGGGCGGCAAGGTCATTCTGAAAGGTATTCTGGACGCCGAAGACGCCAAAATGGCCCTTAAAGTCGGCGCTGACGCCATCATCGTGTCCAACCACGGCGGGCGTCAACTGGATGGTGCCTTGTCTTCCATTCGCGCATTGCCGTCCATTCTGGAAGCTGTTGGTGATCAGGTCGAAGTGCATCTGGACAGCGGTATTCGCAGCGGGCAGGACGTGTTGAAAGCCGTCGCTATGGGGGCCAAGGGCACCTATATCGGACGCGCCTACATCTACGGGTTGGGCGCAATGGGCCAGCCGGGCGTCACCGAAGCGCTGAATGTTATCCACAAGGAACTCGACACCACCATGGCGCTGTGTGGCGAAGTGAATGTTGCCGATTTGGGACGCCAAAACCTACTTGTGCCGCAAGATTTCGAAGGACGCTGGCAAGACTGAAGTCTCTGGACTACCTTGGCTTTATGTTGGTGTTTTCTGATCAAAATCTCGCGTTTCTCGCTGTGCCAAAAACCGGAACCACAGCCATTGAGATGGCTCTGAAGCCGCGCGCAGATGTTATTTTCAGCAAACATCGCAAACACATGCCAGCCGCAAAGTATCGCAACAAGATCCTGCCCTTTCTGGACGGGACACTTGGGGTCCGGCCTGCGGCCTTTGCGGTGATGCGCGACCCCATCGAACAAATCCGCAGTTGGTTTCGGTATCGCAGTGCGCCCCGATTGAATGGCAGCGCCAAAAGCACAAACGGGTGCAGTTTTGACGATTTCGTGCTGGAAGTGATCAAAAAAGATCACGCGCCGTTTGCGGGGATCGGAAGCCAGTTTTCGTTTTTATGCTCGGGCGCTGGCACTCCGCTGGTTGATCATATCTTTGCCTATGAAACGCAGCCAAAACTCATTGCGTTTCTGGAGGACGCGTTCAACGCGCCCATGAACTTGCAACAACGCAATGTATCACCGCCTGTCAAAGCCCCCCTATCTCCCGAGGTAGAGGGAAAATTGCGCATTGCACGGGCCCAAGAATTCGCCCTGTATGACAGTATCGTTGCAGCAGACGGACATTTGATCACGCCCCAATAGGTGCTTTCGAAACCTCTTGTGCCAACCGGCCGTACAATGGCACCAAGACCACCCCCACCAGTGCCAAAAGCACCGCAACCACAACAAACGCTGTCCGCAATCCAAACCCTTCCGCGACAAATCCCATCAGCGGCGGCCCAAGAAAGAACGCGCCATACCCGATAGCAGAGGCGCGGCTTATGGCAGTCAAACGCACGTCACCACGCACACTACGCCCCAGCAGGCCAAGTGCCAAAGGCGCCACCACGGACACCCCCAACCCCCCAAGACCAAAGCCCAGATAGGCCACTGCCAGATTGGGCGCGATCCCTGCCAAAAACATCCCGAACGCAGATATCAAAAGCGCTATGATCATCGCGTGAATGTCCCGACCTGTATAGTTGATAAAGTGCCATCCCAAGCGACCGATCCCCATGGTCAGCCCCAATATTGCAGGCCCCATAGCCCCTTGCGCCGCCCCACCTTGCAGCGTGCGTTCAATATGCAGCGCGGACCATCCTTCGCTGGACGCTTCTGCCAGAAAGGCAACCAGCACGACAGCGCCGGCCGTCAAGACAAACCCCAACGGGACACGCGCAGGCAGCGCATCTATACCCGTCTCAAGCCGGTGCCTTTTGGGAATACGCATCAAAAGGCACAGACAAACAATGCCCATGCCAAAAACGATGAAGATCGACAACGTGGCCCATCCCGCCTCGCGCATCCAACCGGTGGCAAGGGCCGCCCCTGCGTAGGAAAAGGAAAAAAGCCCATGGTTCAGGTTCATCAAAGCCACCCCGGTGTCGGCTTCGACTTCGGCGATTTCAGCGTTGGCCAGAACATCAACGATTCCCGCCCCTGCGGCCATCACCCCCAACGCGAGACCGAAAAAAACGATCTGTGACGACATGCCGACAAAGATGAACCCCGTTCCAACCAAAAAGCTGCCCACCATCAAACTGTAAGCCCCCGCCCACTTATGGGCCAATGGTGCCAACCACATGGCCAGCAAAGCACCGACAGATGCCAACAACATCACCAGTCCATAAACACTATCTGATGCTTCGATTTCAGACTTTAAAACAGGGGCTTGCGCAGAAAACGACGCCCATGCCAGGCCAATCACCAAAAAGCTGGCCAAAGGGGCGCGAGTGCGCGATATGTCCTGGAGAATACTCATCAAGGTATCTGGTGACAGCCTTTGTTTGCAGGGACAAGACAAAGACGCCGTCGCTTTGGTTTTTTGCCTCTTCCCCTGCTCGATAATCCGGTCTATACGCGCGACTTCACGCGGGACGACAGCCTTGGAGGCGTCCTGCCCTAAAAATATTGGAGAATACTATGGCTGGAGAGATTCCTGATCTCGAAGCTTTGGAACGGACGGGGACAGGCAAGGGCGCCGCTCGTCAGGCACGCCGCGATGGCATGGTTCCGGGCATTGTTTTTGGTGGTGACGTAGATCCTTTGCCGATCAACATCCCCTTCAACAAGCTGTTCAAAATGTTGAAAGCGGGCCGCTTTAAGTCGACCTTGTTCAACATGAAGGTAGAGGGCCACGACGACGTGCGTGTGATCTGCCGCGACGTGCAGCGCCACGTTGTTAAAGACTTGCCAACGCACGTTGATTTCATGCGCTTGAAGCGCACCACAAAAATCAACCTGTTCATCAACGTTGAAGCATCCGGCGAAGATGTATCGCCCGGCATCAAGAAGGGCGGCGTACTGACGCTGGTCCGTTCCGAAGTCGAACTGGTTGTAACAGCTGCTGACATCCCTGAATTCATCACAGTTGACGTGTCCGAACTGGACATCGGCGACAACGCGACAATTTCGAACGTGAAGCTGCCTGCAGGCTGCAAACCAACGATTGACCGTGACTTTGTGATCGCTCAGGTATCTGCGCCATCCGGTCTGCGTTCTTCCGAAAGCGAAGATGACGCCGCGGAAGAAGCTGGTGAAGAAGCCGCAGCAGAAGAATAAGCCAATCCTGCAAGGGTTTGCTGTGAACGGGGTGCCTATCGGGTGCCCCGTTTTTTTGTGTGCCGCGGCCTCTTGGCTGGAGCATTCACAAGCGGCTGTGTAATGTCGCACCAACCAAGTGGGGAAGAAACATGAAACTGATCGTGGGTTTGGGCAATCCAGGGGCCAAATATGCGGGACACCGCCATAATATCGGCTTCATGGCCTTGGATATGATCGCTGCCGATCACGGCTTTGGCCCGTGGAAAGGCAAACACAACGGGGCCGTGTCCGAAGGCCGCTTCGGGTCGGACCGTGCCGCTTTGCTAAAGCCCGAAACCTTCATGAACAATTCCGGTCAATCCGTGCAGGCCGCCATGCGGTTTTACAAGCTGACTCCAGAAGATGTCATTGTTTTGCATGATGAAATTGATCTGGCCCCCGGTAAAGTCAAATACAAGATGGGCGGCGGGCACGCAGGCCACAACGGATTGCGATCCATCCACCAACACATCGGCCCCGACTACGGGCGCGTGCGCTTGGGCGTGGGCCATCCCGGCCACAAAGACCGCGTGCCGGGGTATGTGTTGCATGATTTTTCACGCGCTGATCAGGATTGGTTGGACGATGTGCTGCGGGGCTGTGCCGATGGTGCGCCGCATCTGGCCGCAGGTGACAGCGCGAAGTTCATGAATGCTGTCGGGATGCGTGTGTCGCCACAACGGCCAAGCTCCGGCACCAAAGCCCCCAACAAAACTTCGGCCAAAACCGCGGCTAAACCTGCGGGCGAAGCTCCAAAACCCGTCCCCGAGGCCACCCCCGACACGCGAAACGCGATGCAAAAGCTGATGGACAAGTTCAAATGATATCCATGCTGGTCGTCTTGGCTACCTTGATTGGCACCATAGGCATTGGCCTGATCTGGAAGGGCGCAGAGCTAAAGCGGCTCATGGCGGTGAACACCCTGTTTCGCGAAGACCGCATCGTGCAGAATTTCTCCAATATGCGCGGTGCCTTCCTGAACCGTGATCTTGATATTGGCACTGGTGTGGTGTCCCCCCTGCCCGAGAGCACGCCCCTTGAAATGCCAGCCGTTTTTGCGCCTTGGGCCGCCGTGCGCCACGTCACATCGACGCTGGTGTTAAAGAACGGTGCGATCGTACATCAAAGCTATCACCACGGCACCACCGAAAGCGATCTGCGCATCAGCTGGTCGATGGCGAAAAGTTATCTGTCTGTTTTATTTGGTGTTTTGGTGGATGAGGGCGCGATCCCGTCATTGGACACAAAGGTCGTAGACCTTGTGCCAGTCCTGAAAGGCGGGGCCTATGAACGGGCGCGGATCATCGACGTTTTGCGCATGTCGTCGGGGATCACCTTCAATGAGGACTATTTGGACAAGGCCTCGGACATCAACCGAATGGGGCGCGTGTTGGCCTTGGGCAAGCGCATGGATGATTTCGCAGCGGGCCTTACAGATACATTCGCCGAACCCGGTGATGTGATGCAATACACGTCCATCGACACGCATGTTCTGGGCATGGTGGCGCGGGCCGCCACCGGACGCGACATCGTGGATCTTATGAGCGAAAAAGTCATCGCCAGACTGGGTCTGGAAACCACGCCCTATTACCTGACCGATGGCGCAGGCACCGCCTTTGTCTTGGGTGGCTTGAACATGACCACACGCGACTACGCGCGGTTTGGGCAAATGATCTTGCAACACGGCACATGGCACGGGCAACGCATCGTGTCCGCCGACTGGGTGCGTGCATCCGTTATCCCGTCCGCCAACACGGGCCTCGGCGAATTCAAATACGGCTATCAATGGTGGATACCCGAGGACGCGATTGCCGGAAAAGAGGTGATGGCCCGTGGCATTTACGGGCAATACATCTACATCAGCTATGAACAAAGCGTGGTTGTGGTGATCACCTCGGCCGATCGGGGGTTTCGCGATGATGGCGTCATAGAAAGCGCCGTCGACACCTGCCGCGCCATCGCAAAAGCAACAGGAGATGCGAATGGAACCTGAAGACAGCATAAACGTGCTTGGCACTGCTTTGGATCTGTGCGGCACCGACCCCGTGACAGGGTTCTTTCGCGACGGTTATTGCAACACATGCGCCGCAGATCAGGGCAGCCACACGGTGGCGGCCGTGATGACGGCAGAGTTTTTAGCGTTTTCCAAATACGTGGGCAATGACCTCAGCACCCCACGGCCAGAGTATGGGTTTGTCGGGTTGAAACCAGGGGATGCGTGGTGCCTGTGCGCGGGGCGGTTCTTGCAAGCCCATGACGAGGGCTGTGCGCCGCAGGTGAAGCTGGAGGCGACACACAAGCGGGCGTTAGAGATTGTGCCGTTGGAGGTGTTGCGGGGGTATGGGGTGACTTAGGACACATGACGACGTTCATTGGGTTGAAAGTCTGGAACAAACCAATGGCCGGTTTGAGCCCATATTGACGAATGCCGCAAGGTGCGCGTAATTTGGTTTCTTGTTCATCTCTTACATCGTAGGTAAACTGACGGGATGCAAATTTGGTCTATAGAAAAGACGTTGCGAAAGGACGACGGTACACGTTCAGTCGACATACGCGTCAGTCCTGACGGCAAGCTTTTCCGTTACTATGAGAATGTATGGATCACCGTCGGCGACGACGAATTACTGCACTATCCTGACGGTGGGTATTGGTCTTGCCCGGAAATGTCCGGGTATTACGAAAGCCTCAAAGATTGTGAGCTTGGGGCTCGTAGCGATGTCGGTTGGCTTGTAGGCAGTCCCTAAAGCGAAGTTGCCTTGTTGATGCAAACAGAACTTCGATGCGGACGTTGGCGCAGTCGTAGCAAATGTCTCAAAAGTCCGTAGAGCGGTCATTCGATCAATTTCTGCATTGGCAGCGACGGCACATTGTTCAGACAGGAAAAACCGACCCGAGGTTCCCCCGGATCGGTCCATATCTTAATCGCGCAATCGGACCACGTCGGACATCAGCCCTTCGGTCCCGTTGTGCACGGTCAAACGCTCGACTTTGCCGGCGATGACCTCCAACGCTTCCAGCTCTTTCAGCCGCAGCATGACGGGGTTTTCCGCCATCACTTTGGCTGTGTTCAGCAATGACCGCGTCGCGTTGGTTTCTTCGCGACGCCGGATCACGTTGGCTTCGGCCTCTTTTTGCGCGGCAACGACCTGGTTCAGGATCTCGCGCATCTCGCCGGGCAGAATCACGTCTTTCAACGCGATCTCGCCCACTTCGACACCCAGACCCGCCATTTCGGCACGGACCAGTTCAGCCGCCTCAGCATTCACAGACACTTTGTCCGCCAAAAGCTGATCCAGCGTCACCGCCCCCAGCGTCTTGCGGAAGGCCAGTTGCAACGCCAAATGCAGCGTTTCGCCAAAGTCCTTGACCGCCCCCACAGCGACCAGCGCATCGGTGATGCGGTAGGTTGCTGTGACGTTCACACGCAGGGTCACGCGGTCACGGGTCAGGATGTCCTGCCCCACGACCTCACGCGATTGCCAACGCATATCGACCAATTTGGCGTCATGTTTACGCCCGAGGTTCCAGAAGGTGTACGTCCCAGCATCAAGCAGTTTGGGGTCGGCCCCGTCCACTGTTAAAACCGCAACTTTCCCCGCAGGCACCTCCACCCGCGTCAGCGCTGCGCTCAGCCCAGACCGCATCAAACGTTGCGCCAAGGACATCTCAAGTCGCGTGTCCTCAGCAACGTTCAAAAGCGTCGACGTCCAAGGACCAGCCTCGGTCCAGAACAAGCGCCGTTGGTCAGGTGTGACCACCGCAAACGCCCGCCCATCACGGTAGACAATCGCCACCTCATCGCGCCCGGTCGCCACTTCGGTGAAGTGGGTTGCGACCAGATCAGGCCGGTTGCGCATCAACGCCAACGCGTAGTCAGACACAAATTCAGGATGCTCCAGATCATGCCACTGCGTGCTCAACCCACGCCGTTTCACAGCGTGACGGCCAGCCGTCAGAATGTCAGCAAGTTTACCATCCCGCAGCACGATCACGCGCTCTGTTTCGGTTGCTGTGAGGCGGGTACGCCCCAGGACCATATCGGTCACAAGATCTATCAATTGCATGTCATGCACTCCTTTTTTGTTTCGATCTTTATCGTCGTCGCAAAATGCGAACTCCTTTTGGTTTCAGTGGGTTGCCGCATGTGCAGTCAGGTGTTGCCCTTTTTGAAAAGGGAATTGGTGTGGTCGGAAACTGCCCCTTGCCATGACGTTGAACGGGGAGACCCAAGAGAGGGCAGGCAAGGCCAAAGGCGGGGCGGTGCGGATCGAAATCCAAACCACCCGAACCACGGGCGATGCGTGCCATCCAGTGTCGTCCCGGCCCAAAGCCAGAGCGTGGACACGGGTGGTTTCAGCCCCTCGAAGGGTGCAGAATTCCAAGCCGTTCCCACGCAGGAACAGCCCCCGACCGATGTTATGCTTGCGTGGAAGGCAAGTGGGGAATCGAACCCCTGCGTCTCCGCAGTACCATGGTGAAAAGGCAGGAATCGAACCTGCGACATGAAGGTTAGGAACCTACTGCTCTACCGCCTGAGCTACATTTCCAATGTACCAATGAGGTGCAGCAGCCTTGGTATACGTTGACGACAGAGCCGCCCCGCACCGGGTGGGTGATCACCCCATCCCGCTAAGGTCTGATGCATTGCATCGGTGGGCGGTGTTTAGGCGGGAACAACGATTCTGCTCAACAGGGAAAATTCCTGCGCGCAACAATATGTGGCAAGTGCGCAACATAATTACCCACCGGCGCAATAAATGAAAAAGGAGCCGCAGTTGCGACCCCTCTTTTGCCCTGTTTCTCGGGCCTTTTCTTTAGGAAAGTTTCAAACGAACTCACCCATGTCGAAATCAAGTGCGCGCGCCACGGTAAAGATGTCTTTGTCACCGCGTCCGCACATGTTCATGCAGATGATGTGATCGGCGGGTAAATCGCCTGCAATCTTCATCACATGGGCCAAGGCGTGGCTGGGTTCCAACGCTGGAATGATCCCTTCGAGGGTGCAGCACAGCTGAAACGCCTCAAGTGCCTCGACGTCTGTGATCGACACATATTGCGCGCGCCCAATGTCGTGCAGCCAAGCGTGTTCAGGGCCGATACCCGGATAATCAAGGCCCGCGGAGATTGAGAAGCCTTCGAGGATCTGACCATCGTCGTCTTGCAACAAATACGTGCGGTTACCATGCAGAACGCCGGGACGTCCCCCTGTCAAAGACGCGCAGTGTTCCATCTTTTCGTTGACGCCTTTGCCGCCAGCCTCAACACCGATGATGCCGACGTCTTTCTCATCCAGAAACGGGAAAAACAGGCCCATCGCGTTGGACCCGCCACCGATCGCCGCGATCAACGTGTCGGGAAAACGGCCTTCTGCGGCAACCATCTGGTCGCGAACTTCCTTGCCGATGATGCTTTGGAAATCGCGCACCATCGCCGGATATGGGTGCGGGCCAGCAACGGTGCCGATACAGTAGAAGGTGTCGTCGACGTTTGTGACCCAGTCACGCAACGCGTCGTTCATGGCGTCCTTCAGCGTGCCACGACCTGAGGTGACAGGCACCACTTCAGCACCCAAAAGGCGCATACGGAAGACGTTGGGCGCTTGGCGTTCAACATCATGTGCGCCCATGTAAACCACACATTTCAGCCCGAATTTTGCGCAAACCGTCGCCGTGGCGACACCGTGTTGCCCTGCCCCGGTTTCCGCAATGATACGCGTTTTTCCCATACGGCGTGCCAGAATGATCTGACCTAATACGTTGTTGATTTTATGAGCACCAGTGTGGTTCAGCTCGTCGCGTTTCATGTAGATTTTTGCGCCACCGAGGTGATCGGTCAAACGCTCGGCGAAATACAACGGCGACGGACGACCCACGTAGTTGGTCCAAAGATCGTTCATCTCGGCCCAGAAACTTTCGTCGGTCTTGGCCTTTTCGTATTCTTCTTCAAGGCTCAGGATCAAAGGCATCAGTGTCTCGGATACAAAACGTCCGCCAAAATCACCAAAGCGCCCGTTTTCGTCCGGGCCGGTCATGAAAGAATTGAAAAGGTCATTTGCCATGGCGAAAGCTCCCTATCGCATTGAAATGAATGGGTAGCGTGAACGGCAATCGGGGTAAAGCGATTGGGTGCAAAATTCGTTACAAAGGCCGTCAGAATTAACGACAAACCACCTTTGAGAATACGCCAATGCAGCTTTGTGCATGATCGCGCCCAAAACGGATATCGATCTTTGAATAAAACCAGCGATCGTCCATTTGCACATCCATCAAAGACCGTATGACCCCCGCACAGGCAGAGCGCCCCAGCTGGCATGCGCCAGCAATCAGTTGCAAAACCGGTTCTTGTTGTGTGCCTGGATCAAACGCATCGATTTCTGCCAAAAGACGCGCTTCAATCTGCGCTTCGACTTCGTTCTGCGACGGGTTCGTTAACAAAGCCGCCAATCCCAGAACAATCACAACCACAACGCTTAGCTTAAACTTCATGGGATCTGCGCCTGTTTCACAAAATCATGGATGGCATCCGCATCCTTCACACCCGGAGCACTTTCAACGCCAGAAGCAACATCAACTTGCCGCGCACCCGTGCGCAAAACTGCCTGCCGCACATTGTCGGGCGTTAATCCGCCCGCCAGCATCCATGGCTTGCGCCAGTACTTGCGTGCCGCCAGCAGCCCCCAGTCAAATGCCAAACCGTTTCCACCGGGCAAAATCGCATCCTTGGGTGCTTTCGCGTCAACTAGAATCTGGTCCGCGACCGCTTCATAACTGTCAATGCGATTCACGTCGGCGGCATTGGCAACACCCACCACCTTTATAATGGGAAGACCAAACCGCGCCCGAATTTCCGCAACGCGTTCAGGGGTTTCAGACCCGTGAAGCTGCAAAAAATCCAGCGGAACCTTATCTGTCAAATCTTGCAACATCGCGTCATCCGCGTTGACGACAAGCCCCACTTTCGCCACTCCGACCGGGGTATCGACGGATAAATCGCGTGCCATCTCAAAAGACACAAAGCGCGGTGATTTCGGAAAGAAATTGAAGCCAAGGTACCGTGCGCCAGCCGCGGCCACGGCGTCCACGTCGGCAGGCCGCGTCACGCCGCAGATTTTTACCGCAATTTGATTAGACATCTGTGTGTCAGCCAGCTTTATCAAGCAAAGCCAGTACGTCGTCTTTGCCTTCGTGCTTTTCGCCCTTCAGGCGATCAACTTCACGTTCAAGACGGCGCACCTGACGCGCTGACTTGGCAGCTTCAGACCGTACAGTAAACTCGCGCAGCCATTCCCAGATAAAACCCACCAAAAGGCCCACAAGAATACCGCCAAAAATGACAACAAACAAAGGCATTTCTATGGATGGGTTGACGGCAAACAGGCCGGCGACCTCATTTGGCAGCACTTTCAAAGTGACCGCCGCGCGATTGGCCAAAGCCACCGCGATCAGAGCAAGCGCAAACAGTGCAATGCAGGCGTAGCGAATGTAACGCATCATGCTTTTCCGTTCAGGCGGTCCCGCAACAGCTTACCGGTCTTGAAAAACGGGACATGTTTTTCTTCAACATTCACTGTTTCACCGGTGCGTGGGTTGCGTCCCACACGGGCATCGCGCTGTTTGACGGAAAATGCACCGAAGCCGCGCAATTCAACACGATCCCCACGCGCCATGGCGGCGGTCACCTCGTCAAAAATGGTGTTCACAATACGCTCCACGTCGCGCTGATACAGATGTGGGTTTTCGTCCGCGATTTTCTGGATCAATTCAGACCGGATCATATTGGTGTTCCCCCCGGAGCAGTGATGTTTTATGTGTAATCCATTCGACTATAAGCAGATTTTCCGAAATCGGGAATAGAGTGAAAGCAGGTCCAGCGTGTTTTTGCCGGATAATTTTTGGGTTTCGCGGCACCTTGCGTTCATTTTCAGCAATTTTTGAGAAGAAGCGGTAGCTTCGCCACCATACCACCTGTTTGATTCGGGCAATCAGAGACAGTCACTCTTTGATGTGTCTC containing:
- a CDS encoding alpha-hydroxy acid oxidase; the encoded protein is MPVITNIADLKRLHASRVPRMFYDYAESGSWTEQTFRENTSDFDQIRLRQRVAVDMTGRSTATQMIGQDVAMPVALAPVGLTGMQHADGEIKAARAAEAFGVPYTLSTMSINSIEDVAEATTKPFWFQLYTMKDTDYVSRLIQRAKDAKCSALVITLDLQILGQRHKDLKNGLSAPPKLTVKTLANLATKWSWGIEMLRAQRREFGNIVGHVDGISDASSLGAWTAEQFDPSLDWDKIAKLKEEWGGKVILKGILDAEDAKMALKVGADAIIVSNHGGRQLDGALSSIRALPSILEAVGDQVEVHLDSGIRSGQDVLKAVAMGAKGTYIGRAYIYGLGAMGQPGVTEALNVIHKELDTTMALCGEVNVADLGRQNLLVPQDFEGRWQD
- a CDS encoding MFS transporter, which translates into the protein MSILQDISRTRAPLASFLVIGLAWASFSAQAPVLKSEIEASDSVYGLVMLLASVGALLAMWLAPLAHKWAGAYSLMVGSFLVGTGFIFVGMSSQIVFFGLALGVMAAGAGIVDVLANAEIAEVEADTGVALMNLNHGLFSFSYAGAALATGWMREAGWATLSIFIVFGMGIVCLCLLMRIPKRHRLETGIDALPARVPLGFVLTAGAVVLVAFLAEASSEGWSALHIERTLQGGAAQGAMGPAILGLTMGIGRLGWHFINYTGRDIHAMIIALLISAFGMFLAGIAPNLAVAYLGFGLGGLGVSVVAPLALGLLGRSVRGDVRLTAISRASAIGYGAFFLGPPLMGFVAEGFGLRTAFVVVAVLLALVGVVLVPLYGRLAQEVSKAPIGA
- a CDS encoding 50S ribosomal protein L25/general stress protein Ctc; translation: MAGEIPDLEALERTGTGKGAARQARRDGMVPGIVFGGDVDPLPINIPFNKLFKMLKAGRFKSTLFNMKVEGHDDVRVICRDVQRHVVKDLPTHVDFMRLKRTTKINLFINVEASGEDVSPGIKKGGVLTLVRSEVELVVTAADIPEFITVDVSELDIGDNATISNVKLPAGCKPTIDRDFVIAQVSAPSGLRSSESEDDAAEEAGEEAAAEE
- the pth gene encoding aminoacyl-tRNA hydrolase gives rise to the protein MKLIVGLGNPGAKYAGHRHNIGFMALDMIAADHGFGPWKGKHNGAVSEGRFGSDRAALLKPETFMNNSGQSVQAAMRFYKLTPEDVIVLHDEIDLAPGKVKYKMGGGHAGHNGLRSIHQHIGPDYGRVRLGVGHPGHKDRVPGYVLHDFSRADQDWLDDVLRGCADGAPHLAAGDSAKFMNAVGMRVSPQRPSSGTKAPNKTSAKTAAKPAGEAPKPVPEATPDTRNAMQKLMDKFK
- a CDS encoding serine hydrolase domain-containing protein gives rise to the protein MISMLVVLATLIGTIGIGLIWKGAELKRLMAVNTLFREDRIVQNFSNMRGAFLNRDLDIGTGVVSPLPESTPLEMPAVFAPWAAVRHVTSTLVLKNGAIVHQSYHHGTTESDLRISWSMAKSYLSVLFGVLVDEGAIPSLDTKVVDLVPVLKGGAYERARIIDVLRMSSGITFNEDYLDKASDINRMGRVLALGKRMDDFAAGLTDTFAEPGDVMQYTSIDTHVLGMVARAATGRDIVDLMSEKVIARLGLETTPYYLTDGAGTAFVLGGLNMTTRDYARFGQMILQHGTWHGQRIVSADWVRASVIPSANTGLGEFKYGYQWWIPEDAIAGKEVMARGIYGQYIYISYEQSVVVVITSADRGFRDDGVIESAVDTCRAIAKATGDANGT
- a CDS encoding DUF2237 family protein; protein product: MEPEDSINVLGTALDLCGTDPVTGFFRDGYCNTCAADQGSHTVAAVMTAEFLAFSKYVGNDLSTPRPEYGFVGLKPGDAWCLCAGRFLQAHDEGCAPQVKLEATHKRALEIVPLEVLRGYGVT
- a CDS encoding slipin family protein; this encodes MQLIDLVTDMVLGRTRLTATETERVIVLRDGKLADILTAGRHAVKRRGLSTQWHDLEHPEFVSDYALALMRNRPDLVATHFTEVATGRDEVAIVYRDGRAFAVVTPDQRRLFWTEAGPWTSTLLNVAEDTRLEMSLAQRLMRSGLSAALTRVEVPAGKVAVLTVDGADPKLLDAGTYTFWNLGRKHDAKLVDMRWQSREVVGQDILTRDRVTLRVNVTATYRITDALVAVGAVKDFGETLHLALQLAFRKTLGAVTLDQLLADKVSVNAEAAELVRAEMAGLGVEVGEIALKDVILPGEMREILNQVVAAQKEAEANVIRRREETNATRSLLNTAKVMAENPVMLRLKELEALEVIAGKVERLTVHNGTEGLMSDVVRLRD
- the trpB gene encoding tryptophan synthase subunit beta, with the protein product MANDLFNSFMTGPDENGRFGDFGGRFVSETLMPLILSLEEEYEKAKTDESFWAEMNDLWTNYVGRPSPLYFAERLTDHLGGAKIYMKRDELNHTGAHKINNVLGQIILARRMGKTRIIAETGAGQHGVATATVCAKFGLKCVVYMGAHDVERQAPNVFRMRLLGAEVVPVTSGRGTLKDAMNDALRDWVTNVDDTFYCIGTVAGPHPYPAMVRDFQSIIGKEVRDQMVAAEGRFPDTLIAAIGGGSNAMGLFFPFLDEKDVGIIGVEAGGKGVNEKMEHCASLTGGRPGVLHGNRTYLLQDDDGQILEGFSISAGLDYPGIGPEHAWLHDIGRAQYVSITDVEALEAFQLCCTLEGIIPALEPSHALAHVMKIAGDLPADHIICMNMCGRGDKDIFTVARALDFDMGEFV
- a CDS encoding phosphoribosylanthranilate isomerase; the encoded protein is MSNQIAVKICGVTRPADVDAVAAAGARYLGFNFFPKSPRFVSFEMARDLSVDTPVGVAKVGLVVNADDAMLQDLTDKVPLDFLQLHGSETPERVAEIRARFGLPIIKVVGVANAADVNRIDSYEAVADQILVDAKAPKDAILPGGNGLAFDWGLLAARKYWRKPWMLAGGLTPDNVRQAVLRTGARQVDVASGVESAPGVKDADAIHDFVKQAQIP
- a CDS encoding LapA family protein encodes the protein MRYIRYACIALFALALIAVALANRAAVTLKVLPNEVAGLFAVNPSIEMPLFVVIFGGILVGLLVGFIWEWLREFTVRSEAAKSARQVRRLEREVDRLKGEKHEGKDDVLALLDKAG
- the ihfB gene encoding integration host factor subunit beta produces the protein MIRSELIQKIADENPHLYQRDVERIVNTIFDEVTAAMARGDRVELRGFGAFSVKQRDARVGRNPRTGETVNVEEKHVPFFKTGKLLRDRLNGKA